A single Anopheles arabiensis isolate DONGOLA chromosome 2, AaraD3, whole genome shotgun sequence DNA region contains:
- the LOC120896241 gene encoding DE-cadherin, producing MVSRGSTMRQPMALFTLLALATYGLSLMSTVASVASSSRGSTSQQANSAAELHRLGGVSQLYDYRRELLLAGGERRKRSAFSTLYDTGNTLSVNEYGGGPVSSGNVGSGNGGSSRESYVGPELLRDNRKPSFVECDSYKPMLKEEQPVGTPVLRVTASDPDPRQTIEYSFVTTPGERARFRIDKSTGDITTAHIFDRDEPIREKEIYITVRATDNGRPRLDDVCTFKVTILDINDNPPVFDKVRYEESVTKDMKANLRVATISATDMDDGDNSIIKYEIVQQNPDSSYFKINENNGLLTLTKPVDRSPGQYYSIRVRAYNVDPQGEAVQDAEVDVKVRVVESNKLPPYFTKVQAAALVLNETFKNYTESLAEFEAESNIPEKPEVIFELIQGRAEQTNSKNTFLLEQINNTASIKLGKTLDYETVTEYTLTVSVKNSHDLVAETVLKIKVLDENDIIPVFTEVTSGTIPEDEPPGTPVMQVRAYDLDGTPANNIVSYRFDDENQQLFHIDSRTGNITSRVEFDREATDSYHLKIIAEDNSPSALYRNGKPNSISQLFIIKISDKNDHQPKFVKDHFVAENVPEDANINTVVIEVTALDQDTASLITYSIIEGNVGDAFKIDENTGRISVNSRLDYETIREYMLIVQADDGIFQDNATVSIKIENVNDNPPRFIDLRNVTIQEETIPPGCIMTIQAYDPDIENRDEPQHIRFSFVKEQEDLLEIDDTGCLRLRKALDRDPPQGFKSWQFIITATDEDGAGKKTPATVNIFLEDINDNAPRLSNAMPVVWGENRSPGLIVRLTAEDVDEAQNGPPFHFSIDPNAPYEIKERFQVQNDELYALVEFDREEQKEYRVPIRISDSGEEPMSDVSILQLVIGDDNDNEMRPGESRIFVYNYKGESPNTEVGRVYVDDPDDWDLPDKTFMWDDATRHQSVDFFDLNRDTGMITMLQGTRGGDYELNFHVIEQSSHFPRHNVTAKVTVTVKEIPEEAVDKSGSIRFHNVTAEEFVSRTPGQLTTPKDRLQASIANTLNVSRENVDVFTVLKRDNVNGTFLDVRFSAHGSPYYAPERLNGMMGYRLRQLEEDVGFSVLMVGIDECIEEGRNCELSCKNTLYKSNVPIAVYTNTSSFVGVNAFVQAECVCEAPSPSLTCLNGGFLVNDRCSCPEGFEGPHCEMLGIGFYGSGYALYPPISPCNMTRISVELSPQQEDGLVMYIGPLNYNPRLPVQDFLALELVKGLPVLLLDYGSGTIRIEHRHRFPQGKPFTVEIVLQPQTIEMIVDNCKLSTCMSLDAPKGPNRFLNVNAPLQLGGAAVNLDYLGSLFNWTYVPQDKGFSGCLRNLTINERTYDLGLPSLAKNADPGCQRSVAVAVSFGIDSYFLIAIIACIVVLLILLLAVVVHKKHQDGWHEKDMDDIRETIINYEEEGGGERDAEYDLTVLQGPPIYLDKPYGSELRQKEANTEVPDIGAFLTDKKDACDKDADAYPIDDVRHYAYEGDGNSTGSLSSLASCTDEGDLKFNYLSNFGPRFRKLADMYGEEPSDTDSNVDDEEGWRI from the coding sequence ATGGTAAGCCGAGGCAGCACAATGCGTCAACCGATGGCGCTATTTACTTTACTCGCACTAGCGACGTACGGCCTCAGCTTGATGTCCACGGTAGCAAGTGTGGCAAGCAGTAGCAGAGGCAGCACATCACAGCAAGCGAACAGTGCCGCTGAGCTGCATCGATTAGGTGGTGTGAGTCAGCTGTATGACTACCGGCGGGAACTATTGTTGGCCGGTGGAGAGCGAAGGAAACGTAGTGCCTTCAGCACACTGTACGACACGGGCAATACACTCAGCGTGAATGAATATGGCGGTGGGCCGGTCAGCAGCGGTAACGTCGGTAGCGGCAACGGTGGCTCTTCCAGAGAGTCCTACGTTGGGCCGGAGCTTTTGCGTGACAATCGCAAACCCAGCTTCGTCGAGTGTGACAGCTACAAGCCGATGCTGAAGGAAGAGCAGCCCGTTGGTACGCCGGTACTGCGAGTGACGGCGTCCGATCCAGACCCGCGGCAAACGATCGAGTACAGCTTCGTGACAACGCCCGGCGAACGGGCACGCTTTCGGATCGATAAGAGCACGGGAGACATCACGACCGCTCACATCTTCGACCGAGATGAGCCGATCCGCGAGAAGGAGATCTACATCACGGTTCGTGCGACCGATAATGGACGACCTCGGTTGGACGATGTGTGCACTTTCAAGGTGACGATTCTCGACATCAATGACAATCCGCCCGTGTTCGATAAGGTACGCTACGAAGAGTCGGTGACGAAAGACATGAAGGCGAACCTGCGAGTTGCTACCATCTCGGCAACGGATATGGACGACGGTGATAACAGCATCATCAAGTACGAAATCGTGCAGCAGAACCCTGACAGTAGCTACTTCAAGATTAACGAGAACAACGGCCTCCTTACGCTTACGAAACCGGTCGATCGTAGCCCTGGGCAGTACTATTCCATCCGTGTGCGAGCGTACAATGTCGATCCACAGGGTGAGGCCGTGCAGGATGCGGAGGTGGATGTTAAGGTACGCGTCGTGGAGTCCAACAAGCTGCCCCCATACTTCACCAAGGTGCAAGCGGCTGCACTGGTGTTGAACGAGACATTCAAAAACTACACCGAATCGTTGGCAGAGTTCGAGGCAGAGTCTAACATCCCCGAGAAGCCGGAAGTAATCTTCGAACTGATCCAAGGTCGTGCTGAGCAGACGAACTCGAAAAATACATTCCTGCTGGAGCAGATCAACAACACTGCTTCGATCAAGCTGGGAAAGACACTCGATTATGAGACTGTGACGGAGTACACGCTGACAGTGAGCGTCAAAAACTCGCACGATCTTGTGGCGGAAACTGTGCTGAAGATTAAGGTACTGGACGAGAACGACATCATTCCAGTGTTTACGGAAGTGACATCGGGTACGATACCGGAAGATGAGCCACCCGGCACTCCCGTGATGCAGGTACGAGCATACGATCTGGACGGCACACCGGCCAACAACATCGTCTCGTACAGGTTTGACGATGAGAACCAGCAACTGTTCCACATCGACAGTCGAACGGGAAACATCACGTCGCGGGTGGAGTTCGATCGAGAGGCAACCGATTCTTATCATTTGAAAATCATCGCAGAAGACAACTCTCCGTCGGCGCTGTACCGCAACGGCAAACCGAACAGTATCTCTCAGCTGTTTATCATCAAGATCTCGGACAAGAACGATCACCAGCCGAAGTTCGTGAAGGATCACTTCGTGGCAGAGAATGTGCCGGAGGATGCGAATATCAACACCGTGGTGATTGAAGTGACGGCACTGGATCAAGACACGGCCTCGCTCATCACGTACAGCATCATTGAGGGCAATGTGGGCGATGCGTTCAAGATCGATGAAAACACCGGCCGTATCTCGGTAAACAGCCGCCTCGACTACGAGACAATCCGTGAGTACATGTTGATCGTGCAAGCGGACGATGGGATCTTCCAGGACAACGCAACAGTCTCGATCAAGATCGAAAACGTCAACGATAATCCACCGCGCTTCATCGATCTGCGCAATGTTACGATCCAGGAAGAGACCATTCCGCCCGGGTGTATTATGACCATCCAGGCGTATGATCCGGACATCGAGAACCGAGACGAGCCGCAGCACATTCGCTTTTCGTTTGTGAAGGAACAGGAAGATCTGCTCGAGATCGATGATACCGGTTGCCTTCGGTTAAGGAAGGCACTGGATCGTGATCCACCGCAAGGCTTCAAGAGCTGGCAGTTCATCATCACCGCGACGGATGAGGATGGTGCGGGCAAGAAAACGCCAGCGACTGTAAACATATTCTTGGAAGACATTAACGACAACGCACCACGGCTTTCGAATGCAATGCCAGTCGTCTGGGGTGAGAATCGTTCTCCTGGTTTGATCGTACGACTGACGGCAGAGGATGTGGACGAGGCGCAGAACGGTCCACCGTTCCATTTCAGTATTGACCCCAACGCTCCGTATGAGATCAAGGAACGGTTCCAAGTGCAAAACGACGAGCTGTACGCGTTGGTTGAGTTCGATCGAGAGGAGCAAAAGGAGTACCGAGTTCCAATCCGCATTAGCGACTCTGGCGAAGAACCCATGAGTGACGTCAGTATCCTGCAGCTGGTGATTGGAGATGACAACGACAACGAGATGAGACCAGGCGAAAGTCGCATCTTCGTATACAACTACAAAGGAGAATCACCCAACACGGAAGTTGGACGCGTGTACGTAGACGATCCAGACGACTGGGATCTTCCAGATAAGACGTTCATGTGGGATGATGCTACCCGTCATCAGTCGGTAGACTTTTTCGACCTAAACAGGGACACTGGTATGATCACCATGCTTCAAGGTACACGTGGGGGAGATTATGAGTTGAACTTCCACGTGATTGAACAGTCGAGTCATTTCCCGCGGCATAATGTCACAGCCAAAGTGACGGTAACGGTGAAAGAGATCCCAGAGGAGGCAGTGGATAAGAGTGGATCGATCCGTTTCCATAATGTAACTGCGGAAGAGTTCGTATCGCGCACACCTGGTCAGCTCACAACGCCCAAAGATCGACTGCAGGCGAGCATTGCAAACACGCTCAACGTTAGTCGAGAGAACGTGGATGTGTTCACCGTGTTGAAGCGCGACAATGTCAACGGAACCTTCCTGGACGTTCGGTTCTCGGCCCATGGCAGTCCTTATTACGCACCTGAACGTCTCAACGGAATGATGGGCTATCGGCTCCGTCAGTTGGAAGAGGACGTAGGCTTTTCGGTGCTGATGGTGGGCATTGACGAGTGTATCGAAGAAGGTCGCAACTGTGAGCTATCGTGCAAGAATACGCTCTACAAGTCGAACGTCCCTATCGCGGtatacaccaacaccagctCGTTTGTGGGTGTGAATGCCTTCGTACaggcagagtgtgtgtgtgaggctcCTTCACCGTCGCTCACATGTCTCAATGGAGGTTTCTTGGTGAACGATCGCTGCTCCTGTCCCGAGGGCTTTGAAGGTCCTCATTGTGAGATGCTTGGCATCGGGTTCTATGGCAGTGGATATGCGCTTTATCCCCCGATCAGTCCTTGCAACATGACGCGAATAAGTGTAGAACTATCACCGCAGCAGGAAGATGGCTTGGTGATGTACATCGGTCCACTCAACTATAATCCTCGTCTGCCTGTGCAGGACTTCTTGGCGTTGGAGCTCGTGAAGGGACTCCCTGTGTTGCTGCTCGACTACGGCAGTGGTACCATTCGTATCGAACATCGGCATCGATTCCCCCAGGGTAAGCCATTCACCGTAGAGATCGTGCTTCAACCGCAGACAATCGAGATGATCGTCGACAACTGCAAGCTGTCCACGTGCATGAGTCTGGATGCGCCAAAGGGACCGAATCGCTTCCTAAACGTGAATGCTCCACTGCAACTCGGAGGAGCTGCAGTCAACCTAGACTACCTCGGATCGCTGTTCAACTGGACGTACGTGCCACAGGACAAAGGTTTCAGTGGCTGCCTGCGCAATCTCACCATCAACGAGCGCACGTACGATCTCGGTCTGCCCAGCCTGGCAAAGAATGCCGATCCGGGTTGCCAACGCTCGGTTGCGGTCGCCGTATCGTTTGGCATCGATTCCTACTTCCTCATTGCAATCATCGCGTGCATAGTGGTGTTGCTCATTTTGCTGCTAGCCGTTGTCGTGCACAAGAAGCACCAGGACGGCTGGCATGAGAAGGATATGGACGACATCCGGGAGACGATTATCAACTACGAGGAGGAGGGTGGCGGCGAACGGGACGCCGAGTACGATCTCACCGTGCTGCAAGGTCCGCCGATCTATCTAGACAAACCGTACGGCAGCGAGCTGCGACAGAAGGAGGCAAACACCGAGGTGCCTGATATTGGCGCGTTCCTCACCGACAAGAAGGACGCGTGCGACAAGGATGCGGACGCGTATCCGATCGACGATGTGCGGCATTACGCGTACGAGGGTGACGGCAACAGTACGGGCTCGCTGTCGAGCCTCGCTTCCTGCACGGACGAGGGTGATCTGAAGTTCAACTATCTATCGAACTTCGGTCCACGGTTCCGCAAGCTCGCCGACATGTATGGGGAAGAACCGTCCGACACCGACTCGAACGTGGACGATGAGGAAGGCTGGAGGATATGA
- the LOC120895083 gene encoding DE-cadherin-like has product MLREEQPFGTPVLRVIAIDLNPRQTIEYSLVTTPGEQARFRIDKSTGDITTAHIFDRDEPIREKEIYITVRATDNGRPRLDDVCTFKVTILDINDNPPVFDKVRYEESVTKDMKANLRVATISATDMDDGDNSIIKYEIVQQNPDSSYFKINENNGLLTLTKPVDRSPGQYYSIRVRAYNVDPQGEAVQDAEVDVKVRVVESNKLPPYFTRVQAAALVLNETFKNYTESLAEFEAESNIPEKPEVIFELIQGRAEQTNSKNTFLLEQINNTASIKLGKTLDYETVTEYTLTVSVKNSYNNVVETVLKIKVLDENDIIPVFTEVTSGTIPENEPPGTPVMQVRAYDLDGTPANNIVSYRIEDENQQLFHIDSRTGSITSRVEFDREATDSYHLKIIAEDNSPSALYSNGKPNSCSQLFTIKISDKNDHKPRFAKGLLATEDVSEDSDINMTLIEVKALDQDTASLITYSIIEGNVGDAFKIDEHTGRISINNWLDYETIRDYKLIVQADDGIFQDSTTVYIKIKNVNDNPPRFTGIRNVTIQEETIPSGCIMTVQAYDPDIENRTDPQLIRFFYVVEYDDVIEIDDGGCLRLKRVLDRDPPLGFNRWQFIITATDEDGAGKSTPSTVIIYLEDINDNAPRLSNAMPVVWGENRPPGLIVRLTAEDVDDAQNGPPFHFSIDSNAPDEIKERFQVQNDELYALVEFDREEQKEYRVPIRISDSGEEPMSDVSILQLVIGDDNDNEMRPGESRIFVYNYKGESPNTEVGRVYVDDPDDWDLPDKTFMWDDATRHQSVDFFDLNRDTGMITMLQGTRGGNYELNFHVIEQSSHFPRHNVTAKVTVTVKEIPEEAVDKSGSIRFHNVTAEEFVSRTPGQLTTPKDRLQASIANTLNVSRENVDVFTVLKRDNVNGTFLDVRFSAHGSPYYAPERLNGMMGYRLRQLEEDVGFSVLMVGIDECIEEGRNCELSCKNTLYKSNVPIAVYTNTSSFVGVNAFVQAECVCEAPSPSFTCLNRGFLVNDRCSCPEGFEGPHCEMLGIGFYGSGYALYPPISPCNMTRISVELSPQQEDGLVMYIGPLNYNPRLPVQDFLALELVKGLPVLLLDYGSGTIRIEHRHRFPQGKPFTVEIVLQPQTIEMIVDNCKLSTCMSLDAPKGPNRFLNVNAPLQLGGAAVNLDYLGSLFNWTYVPQNKGFSGCLRNLTINERTYDLRAPIVAKYSSRTAAMTFGIYYILLIVLILMSTLLFLITLHFHKKYKKQKKVKNTYHTYATIDENKPSEHYSSLELLQLPHIYQDVVYTVETLQIESSTDNNRLALNKHIYETIDEEDESDSASYHPSRVHRQFSTSLPLITSQGNLQQDAKKLNHYSNVPLSVDDLRCAGDGRSISSVSSSSESSNRSILNNNSTICNVAYFDGWI; this is encoded by the coding sequence ATGTTAAGAGAGGAACAGCCATTTGGTACGCCGGTACTGCGTGTGATTGCAATTGATCTAAACCCCCGGCAAACGATCGAGTACAGCCTCGTCACAACGCCCGGTGAACAGGCACGCTTCCGGATCGATAAGAGCACGGGCGACATCACGACCGCTCACATCTTCGATCGAGATGAGCCGAtccgagagaaagagatctATATCACGGTTCGTGCGACCGATAATGGACGACCTCGGTTGGACGATGTGTGCACTTTCAAGGTGACAATTCTCGACATTAACGATAATCCGCCCGTGTTCGATAAAGTGCGCTACGAAGAGTCGGTGACGAAAGACATGAAGGCGAACCTGCGCGTTGCTACCATCTCGGCGACGGATATGGACGACGGTGATAACAGTATCATCAAGTACGAAATCGTGCAGCAGAACCCTGACAGTAGCTACTTCAAGATTAACGAGAACAATGGCCTCCTTACGCTTACGAAACCGGTCGATCGTAGCCCTGGGCAGTACTATTCCATCCGTGTGCGAGCGTACAATGTCGATCCACAGGGTGAAGCCGTGCAGGATGCGGAGGTGGATGTTAAGGTACGCGTCGTGGAGTCCAACAAGCTGCCCCCATACTTCACCAGGGTGCAAGCGGCTGCACTGGTGTTGAACGAGACATTCAAAAACTACACCGAATCGTTGGCAGAGTTCGAAGCAGAGTCTAACATTCCCGAGAAACCGGAAGTAATCTTCGAACTGATCCAAGGACGTGCTGAGCAGACGAACTCGAAAAATACATTCCTGCTGGAGCAGATCAACAACACTGCTTCGATCAAGCTGGGAAAGACACTCGATTATGAGACTGTAACGGAGTACACGCTGACAGTGAGCGTCAAAAACTCGTACAATAATGTGGTGGAAACCGTGCTGAAGATTAAGGTACTGGACGAGAACGACATCATTCCAGTGTTTACGGAAGTGACATCCGGTACGATACCCGAAAATGAGCCACCCGGCACTCCCGTGATGCAGGTACGAGCATACGATCTGGACGGCACACCGGCCAACAACATCGTGTCATATCGAATCGAAGACGAAAACCAGCAATTATTCCACATTGACAGTCGAACGGGAAGCATCACGTCGCGGGTGGAGTTCGATCGAGAAGCAACCGATTCTTATCACTTGAAAATCATCGCAGAAGACAACTCTCCGTCGGCGCTGTATAGCAACGGCAAACCAAATAGTTGTTCTCAGCTGTTCACCATTAAAATATCGGACAAAAACGATCATAAACCGAGGTTCGCGAAAGGTCTCCTGGCCACAGAGGACGTATCAGAGGACTCGGACATCAATATGACTCTGATTGAAGTGAAGGCACTGGATCAAGACACGGCCTCTCTCATAACGTATAGCATCATCGAGGGGAATGTGGGTGATGCATTCAAGATTGATGAACATACTGGTCGTATCTCGATCAACAACTGGCTGGATTACGAGACTATTCGTGACTACAAGCTGATCGTTCAGGCTGATGATGGGATCTTCCAGGACAGCACGACAGTATAcatcaaaatcaaaaatgTCAACGATAACCCACCGCGCTTCACAGGTATTCGTAATGTAACGATACAAGAAGAAACGATACCTTCCGGGTGTATAATGACCGTTCAGGCGTATGATCCGGACATCGAGAATCGAACCGATCCGCAGCTCATTCGATTCTTTTACGTTGTGGAATACGATGATGTTATAGAGATCGACGATGGTGGATGCTTACGGCTCAAGAGAGTGCTCGATCGTGATCCTCCGCTAGGCTTCAACCGCTGGCAGTTTATCATCACCGCGACGGATGAAGATGGTGCGGGCAAATCAACGCCATCCACTGTGATCATATATTTGGAAGATATCAACGACAATGCACCTCGGCTATCGAATGCAATGCCTGTCGTTTGGGGCGAAAACAGGCCGCCAGGTTTAATCGTAAGACTGACGGCAGAGGACGTAGACGATGCTCAGAACGGTCCACCGTTCCATTTCAGTATAGATTCGAATGCTCCGGATGAGATCAAGGAACGGTTCCAAGTCCAAAACGACGAGCTGTACGCGTTGGTTGAGTTCGATCGAGAGGAGCAAAAGGAGTACCGAGTTCCAATCCGCATTAGCGACTCTGGCGAAGAACCCATGAGTGACGTCAGTATCCTGCAGCTGGTGATTGGAGATGACAACGACAACGAGATGAGACCAGGCGAAAGTCGCATCTTCGTGTACAACTACAAAGGAGAATCACCCAACACGGAAGTAGGACGCGTGTACGTTGACGATCCGGACGACTGGGATCTTCCAGATAAGACGTTCATGTGGGATGATGCTACCCGTCATCAGTCGGTGGACTTTTTCGACCTAAACAGGGACACTGGTATGATCACCATGCTTCAAGGTACACGTGGGGGAAATTATGAGCTGAACTTCCACGTGATTGAACAGTCGAGTCATTTCCCGCGGCATAATGTCACAGCCAAAGTGACGGTAACGGTGAAAGAGATCCCAGAGGAGGCAGTGGATAAGAGTGGATCGATCCGTTTCCATAATGTAACTGCGGAAGAGTTCGTATCGCGTACACCTGGTCAGCTCACAACGCCCAAAGATCGACTGCAGGCGAGCATTGCAAACACGCTCAACGTTAGTCGAGAGAACGTGGATGTGTTCACCGTGTTGAAGCGCGACAATGTCAACGGAACCTTCCTGGACGTTCGATTCTCGGCCCATGGCAGTCCTTATTACGCACCTGAACGTCTCAACGGAATGATGGGCTATCGGCTCCGTCAGTTGGAAGAGGACGTAGGCTTTTCGGTGCTGATGGTGGGCATTGACGAGTGTATCGAAGAAGGTCGCAACTGTGAGCTATCGTGCAAGAATACGCTCTACAAGTCGAACGTCCCTATCGCGGtatacaccaacaccagctCGTTTGTGGGTGTGAATGCCTTCGTACaggcagagtgtgtgtgtgaggctcCTTCACCGTCGTTCACATGTCTGAATAGAGGTTTCTTGGTGAACGATCGCTGCTCCTGTCCCGAGGGCTTTGAAGGTCCTCATTGTGAGATGCTTGGCATCGGGTTCTATGGCAGTGGATATGCGCTTTATCCTCCGATCAGTCCTTGCAACATGACGCGAATAAGTGTAGAACTATCACCGCAGCAGGAAGATGGCTTGGTGATGTACATCGGTCCACTCAACTATAATCCTCGCCTGCCTGTGCAGGACTTCTTGGCATTGGAGCTCGTGAAGGGACTCCCTGTGTTGCTGCTCGACTACGGCAGTGGTACCATTCGTATCGAACATCGGCATCGATTCCCCCAGGGTAAGCCATTCACCGTAGAGATCGTGCTGCAACCGCAGACAATCGAGATGATCGTCGACAACTGCAAGCTGTCCACGTGCATGAGTCTGGATGCGCCAAAGGGACCAAATCGGTTCCTAAACGTGAATGCTCCACTGCAACTCGGAGGAGCTGCGGTTAATCTAGACTACCTCGGATCGCTGTTCAACTGGACGTACGTGCCACAGAACAAAGGTTTCAGTGGCTGCCTGCGCAATCTCACCATCAACGAGCGCACGTACGATCTCAGAGCACCAATCGTAGCAAAATATAGTTCACGAACTGCTGCCATGACATTTGGTATTTACTATATACTTCTGATAGTGCTAATCCTGATGAGTACGTTACTTTTTCTAATAACACTACACTTTCACAAGAAGTacaagaaacagaaaaaggtGAAGAACACTTACCACACGTATGCCACGATTGATGAAAACAAACCCAGTGAGCATTACTCATCTTTGGAACTGTTACAATTGCCTCATATCTACCAGGACGTTGTGTACACTGTGGAAACGTTACAAATTGAATCTTCCACCGATAACAACAGACTTGCGTTGAACAAACACATTTACGAGACAATCGATGAAGAAGATGAAAGTGATAGCGCGTCATATCATCCTTCGCGCGTTCATCGGCAATTCTCGACCAGTCTTCCGCTGATTACTTCGCAAGGAAACCTGCAACAGGATGCAAAGAAGCTAAATCATTACAGCAATGTACCTTTGTCTGTGGATGATTTGCGATGTGCTGGTGACGGTAGGAGCATCAGTTCTGTATCAAGTAGCTCGGAAAGTTCGAACCGTTCGATATTAAACAACAACTCTACTATCTGTAATGTAGCATATTTCGATGGATGGATATAA